The genomic interval GCAACAGAGAAGATGTCATGTGCGATGCAGGGAAACGTTATGGGTGAGACATACATGTGCATGTGCTCGTAAGAAAATCTGCCAGCAGGATATAAACATTGGAGAAACTGGTGGTTTCATTTAAGAGGGACCTGGAGGTTTGATGAAGCGCAGTTAGTCCAAATAGATCCCATGGAACGAAAAGCTAGATTCGCATATCTTGCTTAAGAGCCATACCAGAAATCTGAATCCATATATAAAGGATGGCCTAATTTCGTGGCCAGCTGGGTTTTCTTGGGCGTTATGCACTTTCTATCTGGTGGTGTCCTAATTTTATTCAAAGCATACCTAAATTTAGTGAGAATTGCTTCGAACACTTCTATCATAAGAGTCACTTTTCTTAGCAGTTGCCTTGGTAGAGATAATCCTTCAGAGCAGCACGGAATATAACTAGGAATAGTAGTACTGATGTAGACAAAAAACATTAAATAATTTATATTGAAGTGGAAAAGGGGTGCATGCAACTGCAAGTGATAATCTGGAACAAAGAAACTAGCACAACATTTTTGTAGATCAAAACGATTCAGGTATTTTTCAGGGTCGATATTGAGGTACCCACACCCGAATGTCACCAACGCAAGACATCAAGTTAATATATATGAAAGCCACAAACAAGTCATAAAACTAAAGGCACACCAGCTAGATAATGTTACCTAACCTAATCTACTGATACTAAAAGCAAGTAAGTACCATGCTGTGATATAGTTTACTTTAGCTGGTGCCAGGGTCAAGGACTGGAAGCCTACAGTAAAAGCTAATGGATTTGTCCGTCAACCGTGTTCCTGGAATGAAGTACTGGAATATCACTGTCAAGCAAGCACCATTGGGAGCAATACCTATACAAAAAATCAAGGCAATAGTTAATATAAATTTAGATTATTTTTCAACAGGTTTAAAGAGGCGGCTGAAAAACAAACCATAGAAGGTACAATCTGGCTTGGCCAAATGACATTGTAGGCTCTTAACTAGGTGCTTCATACTCACTTGCTGCAAGAAAATAGAATAACAGACACCTGTGAACATCTGACATGAAAAGAATAAAATGATGAATAAATAAATGGAGCTTAGGAGCAATACCACTGACAGTGCTTCGCCTCTCTCAACCGCCATTTCCATACGAATGGTAGCACTCACATTTTGATCAACAACAGGTGCATTTGCTGAAATAGAAAACATCGTTATACAAAAGTGAAGTGATTTGAGCACTAATGACACCTACTTTGGAATTTAAGGAAGCTAATGCTGAATACTGATTACAACTCCCAGCGGCCATAGTTTACCACGAGCACCAAGAATCCGAAGCCTTTTGAATTCTGAACCAACGGTAACAAGAGAAGTTGAAACTTGTAGATGGAGATCACCATATTGGGTAACAGTTACAGACAGCAGATCACCAATGTTTTTTAGACGATCCACCAGGTTCTGTAACTGTTGCAGATCTGGAACCTGGACCAGAGTCTGCAGAAAGATAAATTTCTTCTAATAAGCAGCTGACAGTAGAAAGATAACACCAAGCGAGTATGGAAAAAAGCATAGGACATCAGTAAGATAAATTTCTTCTCACAATCATCTAAGTTGAAGATACATTTAAGATGAAAAGCAGTACAGACATCTGAGTAGATACAGATATTTCAGCGACGAAAAATACTTAGCATTAAAAAGAACATCTGAACTGCGAGAACTAATAAGAACTGTTCAATAGGCATCATTGCTATTTTTACATTTTATACTTCTGTAATCATTTGTTGACTATTGTTAGTATAAATCCAGTTTCTTGCTCGCAGATAGATCATTTTAGTAATTTCCGAAAGGTAATAACATTGCAAGACAGGAATATCCACATCAATCAAAATGAACTAGACGTCTAGATCAGTGCTTCAAATAATGAGACACAATCAAATTTTACTGTCTAAAAACTAAACATCTTTACTAGCAGTAAATTATGTGAAATCATTCACAGATTCATATTTTTTATATTTCTACATTTGAGATTTTAATTATTTGTTGATTATTATTAAATGGATATATTGTGCTGTATCTTGGTGGAACATGGATATCTTGAGGATTTTTTGGTACAACAATTTAAGAGTGGTTCTGTGCTTCAGATTTACATTGATTGGACCTTTAAAACAGCTTCAAATAATGAGACGCGAATACATGATCAAACTTCATCATGTTAAAGCTAAAATTATGTTTACTACTGGCAAATTATGTGAATACCAAGTTCACGGGTTCAACAAACAAAATGTGGTTCGGAGGATGGATCCAGGCCATTACTAGTTCTATGACTCAGCCTGTATGAATTGGTACCTAATTTTGTTTCTGCAGTCCAGCATCACAACTAAGCCATCAGAAGTTTCATAGCCACAACCTGCTTCCATTTGATTAATTCGTTTCGCATTTGGACAGCTAGAGTACATTATGTTGTGAAAACATTCAATCGGGTATACAAATAGGAGAATTTTTTTACTGATGAATGATAAGAAACTGGAAAATGCCATGTGAGAGCACCACACCTCAGGAAGCTCTTGGGCGGCGTCAAGCGCATCCTGCAAGCGCGCAACATCGGAGCGTGACAGTGGCTTCGAGATGGGGACGTCCTGCACGACGGCGGAGCGAGCGCCCTTGGTCTCGAACGTGAGGAACGGGGCAGCAGAACGGGACCCGGGGGTCTGCTTGTTGACGAGCTTGACCTGAATCGCCGCGGGGGCGTCCCCGTCAGCCGGCGACTGCGCGTGGACGGCGAGCGCGCTACGGATGGCGCGATGGAGCAGCGCGACGTCGACGGAGAAGGCGACGCGGTTGCCGTCCCGCGACGACACGTTGTACTCGCGGAAGAGGAGGTCCTTGGCGAACTGCGCGACGCACTGCGGCCCGTCGCCTTCGGGCCCCGTGGAGCCGAGGAGGTTGTGGAGGAGCATGGCGTGCGTGGGGGTGAGGTAGACGTGGCACACGCGGCCCACCTTGTCGATGGCCGGGAGGAACCCTGCGGGAACGGAATTGCGGGGCGCGCGTGAGGTGT from Triticum urartu cultivar G1812 unplaced genomic scaffold, Tu2.1 TuUngrouped_contig_5940, whole genome shotgun sequence carries:
- the LOC125529905 gene encoding uncharacterized protein LOC125529905; translated protein: MKFKASFTDDGISLLDKRFLPAIDKVGRVCHVYLTPTHAMLLHNLLGSTGPEGDGPQCVAQFAKDLLFREYNVSSRDGNRVAFSVDVALLHRAIRSALAVHAQSPADGDAPAAIQVKLVNKQTPGSRSAAPFLTFETKGARSAVVQDVPISKPLSRSDVARLQDALDAAQELPETLVQVPDLQQLQNLVDRLKNIGDLLSVTVTQYGDLHLQVSTSLVTVGSEFKRLRILGARANAPVVDQNVSATIRMEMAVERGEALSVQVSMKHLVKSLQCHLAKPDCTFYGIAPNGACLTVIFQYFIPGTRLTDKSISFYCRLPVLDPGTS